One segment of uncultured Propionivibrio sp. DNA contains the following:
- a CDS encoding TlpA disulfide reductase family protein codes for MICLNRCRKQTLAFVIGALITAAGIYIAVQATLPKEDAGKLDAKDIPRQAIETLFATPLTDGQGNAIRIGDWRDRTLVVNFWAAWCKPCRDEMPAFSRLHAQYRDRGVQFIGIAVDNAKNVADFSAKLPVSYPLLIAEAEGSQLMRDLGNISMGLPYTLVIRPGGDAALTQLGRLSEQRLDSFLAMETKANPARVSGQAPSN; via the coding sequence ATGATCTGCCTGAACCGCTGCCGTAAACAGACGCTTGCTTTCGTCATCGGCGCCCTCATCACCGCTGCCGGCATCTATATTGCCGTGCAAGCCACCCTCCCCAAGGAGGATGCCGGGAAACTCGATGCAAAAGACATTCCGCGCCAGGCGATCGAGACGCTGTTCGCCACGCCGCTCACGGACGGCCAGGGCAACGCGATCAGGATCGGCGACTGGCGCGACAGGACTCTGGTCGTCAACTTCTGGGCCGCATGGTGCAAGCCCTGCCGCGACGAGATGCCAGCCTTTTCGCGCCTGCACGCCCAATACCGCGATCGTGGCGTTCAGTTCATCGGCATTGCTGTCGATAACGCGAAGAATGTCGCCGATTTCTCGGCGAAGCTTCCGGTCAGCTACCCGCTGCTGATCGCCGAAGCGGAGGGCAGCCAGCTGATGCGTGATCTCGGCAACATCTCGATGGGACTGCCCTATACCTTGGTCATACGCCCCGGCGGAGACGCCGCACTGACCCAACTCGGACGGCTCTCCGAGCAACGGCTGGACAGCTTCCTTGCAATGGAAACAAAGGCCAATCCCGCCCGCGTTTCTGGACAAGCGCCGAGCAATTGA
- a CDS encoding GatB/YqeY domain-containing protein, which translates to MSLKERISEDMKAAMRAGETAKRDAIRLLLAAIKQKEVDERIVLDDAAVVAVIDKLLKQRRDSITQYESAGRMDLAAAEKFEADVLSAYMPAGLSDEEVVAAIEAAIAAVGAAGPGDMGKVMGVLKPQLAGRADMTEVSKRVKAALAK; encoded by the coding sequence ATGAGTCTTAAAGAACGCATCAGTGAAGACATGAAGGCCGCCATGCGGGCGGGGGAAACGGCAAAGCGCGACGCGATCCGCCTGCTGCTGGCGGCGATCAAGCAAAAGGAAGTCGACGAGCGCATCGTCCTCGACGATGCCGCTGTCGTTGCCGTCATCGACAAACTGCTCAAGCAGCGTCGCGACTCGATCACGCAGTATGAGAGCGCCGGTCGGATGGATCTGGCGGCGGCGGAAAAGTTCGAGGCCGACGTGCTCTCGGCGTACATGCCGGCGGGTTTGTCGGACGAGGAAGTTGTTGCGGCCATCGAGGCGGCGATTGCGGCCGTCGGTGCTGCCGGGCCGGGTGACATGGGCAAGGTGATGGGCGTGCTCAAGCCGCAGCTGGCCGGGCGCGCCGACATGACGGAAGTGTCGAAGCGGGTGAAGGCGGCGCTGGCGAAGTAA
- the dnaG gene encoding DNA primase — protein sequence MIPDSFIQELLHRVDIVDLIDTHVPLKKAGANYAACCPFHNEKSPSFTVSPTKQFYHCFGCGAHGSAISFLMEFSGLGFIDAVKDLAARVGLQVPEDAGRRAHEGPKLSSLTDLMARAAKYYYEQLKHSPKAIEYLKGRGVSGEVAQKFGIGYAPDGWQNLGAAFEDYTQSELQTAGLVIKNEQGRLYDRFRDRVMFPIVNQKGEVIAFGGRVLGSGEPKYLNSPETPLFEKGREVFGLPQARTALREKNTVIVVEGYMDVVALAQHGVGNAVATLGTATTATHVQKLLRQVDRIVYCFDGDNAGRKAAWRALENSLEALPEQKSIGFVFLPESEDPDSFVRSHGKEAFERLITDALPLSEFLLRELASHCDMTSAEGRARLVAEAKPLLGRLQTPLLRLQLVKRLAEASGFSQQEVERLCDLRPVARSAPAKAPRKALSVLRPLLRILMHKPELAKNLPLEALPLNTEEGRAVLTYCQVVRAAGEVVPGYPVLLERLRGSEDEEMLRDAAGELMQQPFDEAVIDEEFEGAVERLLEAGRKRDFAALQAKVTKLGVSGLSTEEKQQYLQALNGRRSEA from the coding sequence ATGATCCCCGATTCCTTCATTCAGGAACTATTGCACCGGGTCGACATTGTCGACCTGATCGATACGCATGTCCCGCTGAAGAAGGCTGGGGCGAATTACGCCGCCTGCTGTCCGTTCCACAACGAGAAATCGCCTTCCTTCACGGTCAGCCCGACCAAGCAGTTCTACCATTGCTTCGGGTGTGGGGCGCACGGAAGCGCCATCAGCTTCCTGATGGAGTTCTCCGGACTGGGCTTTATCGATGCCGTCAAGGATCTCGCCGCACGGGTGGGGCTCCAGGTTCCCGAAGACGCGGGACGGCGTGCGCATGAAGGGCCGAAGCTTTCTTCGCTCACGGACCTGATGGCGCGTGCGGCGAAATACTATTACGAACAACTCAAGCACTCGCCCAAAGCGATCGAATACCTGAAGGGACGCGGCGTGTCCGGCGAAGTCGCGCAGAAATTCGGGATCGGTTACGCGCCGGATGGTTGGCAGAATCTTGGCGCCGCGTTTGAGGACTACACCCAGAGTGAATTGCAGACGGCGGGCCTGGTCATCAAGAACGAGCAAGGGCGTCTCTACGACCGCTTCCGCGACCGGGTGATGTTTCCGATCGTCAATCAGAAGGGCGAAGTGATCGCCTTTGGCGGTCGGGTGCTGGGCAGTGGCGAGCCGAAGTACCTGAATTCTCCGGAAACGCCGCTGTTCGAGAAGGGGCGCGAGGTCTTTGGTTTGCCGCAGGCGCGCACCGCCTTGCGCGAAAAGAACACGGTGATCGTCGTCGAAGGCTACATGGACGTGGTGGCGCTGGCGCAGCACGGCGTCGGCAACGCGGTCGCGACGCTCGGCACGGCCACCACCGCGACGCATGTTCAGAAGTTGCTGCGACAGGTCGATCGCATCGTCTATTGTTTCGACGGCGACAATGCCGGGCGCAAGGCCGCGTGGCGGGCGCTCGAGAACAGCCTGGAAGCGCTGCCGGAGCAAAAGAGCATCGGCTTCGTTTTCCTGCCGGAAAGCGAGGATCCGGACAGTTTTGTCCGCAGTCACGGCAAGGAAGCGTTCGAGCGCCTGATCACGGATGCGCTGCCGTTGTCGGAGTTCCTGTTGCGCGAACTGGCGTCGCATTGCGACATGACCAGTGCCGAGGGGCGGGCGCGGCTTGTCGCTGAGGCGAAGCCGCTGCTTGGACGCTTGCAAACGCCGCTTTTGCGACTACAGTTGGTGAAGCGTCTTGCGGAAGCAAGCGGATTCTCTCAACAGGAAGTGGAGCGTTTGTGCGATTTGCGTCCCGTAGCACGGTCGGCACCGGCAAAAGCGCCGCGAAAAGCGCTATCGGTGCTGCGTCCGCTTTTGCGGATATTGATGCACAAACCGGAGTTGGCGAAGAATCTTCCGCTCGAAGCATTGCCATTGAATACGGAAGAAGGTCGGGCGGTGCTGACCTATTGCCAGGTGGTGCGGGCGGCGGGCGAGGTTGTGCCGGGATATCCCGTGTTGTTGGAACGTCTGCGCGGTAGCGAGGACGAAGAGATGTTGCGTGATGCGGCCGGCGAGTTGATGCAGCAACCGTTTGATGAGGCCGTGATCGACGAGGAATTTGAGGGCGCCGTCGAACGCTTGCTGGAAGCCGGACGGAAGCGCGATTTTGCGGCGCTTCAGGCCAAAGTGACGAAACTAGGCGTTTCCGGTTTGTCGACAGAAGAGAAACAGCAGTATTTGCAGGCGCTCAATGGCCGTCGCTCCGAGGCATAA
- the rpsU gene encoding 30S ribosomal protein S21: MPAIRVKENEPFEVAIRRFKRTVEKTGLLTELRAREFYEKPTAERKRKLAAAVKRHHKRMRSQTLPPKLF, encoded by the coding sequence ATGCCTGCCATTCGTGTGAAGGAAAACGAGCCGTTCGAGGTGGCCATTCGCCGGTTCAAGCGCACTGTTGAAAAAACCGGTCTGCTGACCGAGTTGCGTGCCCGCGAGTTTTATGAGAAGCCCACCGCCGAGCGTAAGCGCAAGCTTGCGGCTGCCGTCAAGCGCCACCACAAGCGCATGCGCAGCCAAACGCTGCCGCCGAAGCTTTTCTAG
- the mpl gene encoding UDP-N-acetylmuramate:L-alanyl-gamma-D-glutamyl-meso-diaminopimelate ligase codes for MHIHILGICGTFMGGVAQLARAAGHRVTGCDANVYPPMSTQLEAAGIELIEGFGSDQIALAPDVFVIGNAVSRGNPLLEEILDRGLPYVSGPQWLADNVLNGRWVLAVAGTHGKTTTASMLAWILEDAGLSPGFLIGGVPMNFGVSARLAGHLADSPFFVIEADEYDTAFCDKRSKFVHYRPRTAVLNNLEFDHADIFADLAAIETQFHHLVRTLPRNGLVVVNGGEASLERVLARGCWTPVERFADRDGWHMEGDDASGALRWMKGDVLVGSARWSLTGEHNRANAGAALLAARHVGVTFEHGLAALSRFESVKRRMELRGTVRGVSVYDDFAHHPTAIATTVAGLRRRIGTSGRILAVLEPRSNTMKLGVMKAQLPGSLVDADRVYCYAAQLGWDAREALAPMGDTAVVADDLATLVDAVVAEARAGDHILVMSNGGFGGVHGKLLAALG; via the coding sequence ATGCATATTCATATCCTCGGCATCTGCGGGACCTTCATGGGCGGGGTCGCCCAACTTGCCCGCGCTGCCGGCCATCGCGTTACCGGTTGCGATGCCAACGTCTATCCGCCGATGAGCACGCAGCTCGAGGCAGCCGGTATCGAGTTGATCGAGGGTTTCGGCAGCGATCAGATCGCGCTGGCGCCCGATGTTTTTGTCATCGGCAATGCCGTTTCGCGTGGCAATCCGCTGCTTGAAGAGATTCTCGACCGCGGCCTGCCGTATGTTTCCGGGCCGCAGTGGCTGGCCGACAATGTCCTGAATGGACGTTGGGTCCTCGCCGTCGCCGGGACGCACGGAAAAACGACGACGGCATCGATGCTCGCCTGGATTCTCGAAGATGCCGGCTTGAGTCCGGGCTTCCTGATTGGCGGCGTGCCCATGAATTTTGGCGTGTCGGCGCGTCTGGCCGGGCATCTGGCCGATTCGCCCTTTTTCGTCATCGAAGCCGATGAATATGACACCGCGTTTTGCGACAAGCGCTCGAAGTTTGTTCACTATCGTCCGCGCACCGCAGTGTTGAACAACCTGGAATTCGATCACGCCGATATCTTTGCCGATCTGGCCGCCATCGAGACGCAATTCCACCATCTTGTCCGCACCTTGCCTCGCAACGGTCTGGTCGTCGTCAATGGTGGCGAGGCGAGTCTTGAGCGGGTGCTGGCACGCGGTTGCTGGACGCCGGTCGAACGCTTCGCCGATCGCGACGGCTGGCATATGGAGGGTGACGACGCGAGCGGTGCCTTGCGCTGGATGAAGGGCGATGTGCTGGTCGGTTCGGCCCGGTGGTCGCTCACCGGCGAGCATAACCGCGCCAATGCCGGCGCAGCGTTGCTGGCGGCAAGGCATGTCGGCGTGACCTTCGAACATGGTCTGGCCGCGTTGTCGCGTTTCGAAAGCGTCAAACGGCGCATGGAATTGCGCGGCACGGTTCGCGGCGTCAGCGTCTATGACGATTTCGCGCACCATCCGACCGCGATCGCCACGACGGTGGCCGGCTTGCGTCGTCGCATCGGTACCAGCGGGCGCATCCTGGCGGTGCTGGAGCCGCGTTCGAACACCATGAAGCTTGGCGTGATGAAGGCGCAGTTGCCGGGCAGTCTTGTCGACGCCGACCGGGTTTATTGCTACGCGGCGCAGCTGGGGTGGGATGCGCGCGAGGCGCTGGCGCCGATGGGCGACACGGCGGTGGTGGCCGACGATCTCGCAACGCTGGTGGATGCCGTCGTTGCCGAGGCGCGCGCCGGCGACCACATCCTGGTCATGAGCAACGGCGGATTTGGTGGCGTCCACGGCAAGCTGCTGGCGGCTTTGGGCTGA